The Amblyomma americanum isolate KBUSLIRL-KWMA chromosome 3, ASM5285725v1, whole genome shotgun sequence genome window below encodes:
- the LOC144124932 gene encoding galactosylceramide sulfotransferase-like isoform X1, whose amino-acid sequence MWATACILAMPSRHPVFAVLLLVPLCLLFSATMIFKPVFNFTGRCRFPWARPIPSTSSPEPQCTPRSSLCFLKTHKCASSAMQNILMRYGERHGLAFALPPFGLYLGNPAFFNRTQVMGSPPFDMLVHHTRFYEEEVRAVLKPDAVFVTIVREPAALFESLFSYYDLEANIKVKLEQLPSAVNNASLNKPIQDLLPGQRGHRHGINQMSFDLGFDIEQADNATAAQAFIEHVDTVFDLVMVAERINESLILLRHLLCWDMDDVVVFRLNARQNGFRRPMSSKLADELRALNAVDTLLYEHFLRRFEQRVQAFGWERMEKELTLLEQRTQFWYQRCVAQEVAADTRDKDNYTAKVLTLQRRNGSGEVCFWMTAPERLFTKQLRINQLYKDAGLREAIAKTRLKLMRRMGRRRKKRLRDDVNGTRLHRVMALSGNVEPWKCLKMSK is encoded by the exons ATGTGG GCCACGGCGTGCATCCTGGCGATGCCGAGCCGCCACCCAGTGTTTGCTGTACTACTACTGGTCCCTTTGTGTCTGCTGTTCAGCGCGACTATGATCTTCAAGCCTGTCTTCAATTTTACTGGAAGGTGCCGTTTTCCCTG GGCACGGCCGATTCCTAGCACCTCAAGCCCCGAGCCCCAGTGCACTCCCCGGAGCAGCTTATGCTTTCTGAAGACGCACAAGTGTGCCAGTTCGGCCATGCAGAACATACTAATGCGCTACGGGGAACGGCACGGTCTCGCCTTCGCGCTGCCTCCGTTCGGCCTCTACCTGGGGAACCCGGCCTTTTTCAACCGGACGCAGGTGATGGGGAGTCCGCCCTTCGACATGCTGGTGCACCACACTCGCTTCTACGAGGAAGAGGTGCGGGCCGTGCTTAAGCCGGACGCCGTATTCGTGACCATCGTGCGCGAACCGGCGGCGCTGTTTGAGTCGCTCTTCTCGTACTACGACCTCGAA GCAAATATTAAGGTCAAGCTGGAGCAACTTCCGAGCGCTGTGAATAACGCATCGCTGAATAAGCCAATTCAAGACCTCTTGCCAGGCCAACGCGGCCACAGGCATGGCATCAATCAGATGAGCTTCGACTTGGGCTTCGACATCGAACAGGCGGACAACGCGACGGCCGCGCAAGCCTTCATCGAGCACGTGGACACCGTGTTCGACCTCGTGATGGTCGCCGAGCGCATCAACGAGTCCCTGATCCTGCTGCGGCACCTGCTGTGCTGGGACATGGATGACGTCGTCGTATTCAGGCTCAACGCGCGCCAG AACGGCTTCCGTCGTCCAATGAGCTCAAAGCTAGCTGACGAGCTGCGGGCTCTCAACGCTGTGGACACGCTGCTGTACGAGCACTTTTTGCGACGCTTCGAGCAACGCGTCCAAGCATTCGGCTGGGAGCGCATGGAGAAGGAGCTGACTCTGCTCGAACAAAGGACGCAGTTCTGGTACCAGCGCTGCGTCGCCCAGGAAGTTGCAGCCGACACGAGGGACAAGGACAATTACACTGCGAAG GTACTGACACTGCAGCGGCGCAACGGAAGTGGGGAGGTGTGCTTCTGGATGACGGCGCCCGAGCGTCTCTTCACGAAGCAGCTCCGCATCAATCAACTGTATAAGGATGCTGGACTACGTGAGGCTATTGCGAAAACCCGACTAAAGTTAATGAGGAGAATGGGGAGACGCCGGAAAAAGAGACTTCGTGACGACGTGAATGGCACGCGGCTGCACCG
- the LOC144124932 gene encoding galactosylceramide sulfotransferase-like isoform X2, with amino-acid sequence MWATACILAMPSRHPVFAVLLLVPLCLLFSATMIFKPVFNFTGRARPIPSTSSPEPQCTPRSSLCFLKTHKCASSAMQNILMRYGERHGLAFALPPFGLYLGNPAFFNRTQVMGSPPFDMLVHHTRFYEEEVRAVLKPDAVFVTIVREPAALFESLFSYYDLEANIKVKLEQLPSAVNNASLNKPIQDLLPGQRGHRHGINQMSFDLGFDIEQADNATAAQAFIEHVDTVFDLVMVAERINESLILLRHLLCWDMDDVVVFRLNARQNGFRRPMSSKLADELRALNAVDTLLYEHFLRRFEQRVQAFGWERMEKELTLLEQRTQFWYQRCVAQEVAADTRDKDNYTAKVLTLQRRNGSGEVCFWMTAPERLFTKQLRINQLYKDAGLREAIAKTRLKLMRRMGRRRKKRLRDDVNGTRLHRVMALSGNVEPWKCLKMSK; translated from the exons ATGTGG GCCACGGCGTGCATCCTGGCGATGCCGAGCCGCCACCCAGTGTTTGCTGTACTACTACTGGTCCCTTTGTGTCTGCTGTTCAGCGCGACTATGATCTTCAAGCCTGTCTTCAATTTTACTGGAAG GGCACGGCCGATTCCTAGCACCTCAAGCCCCGAGCCCCAGTGCACTCCCCGGAGCAGCTTATGCTTTCTGAAGACGCACAAGTGTGCCAGTTCGGCCATGCAGAACATACTAATGCGCTACGGGGAACGGCACGGTCTCGCCTTCGCGCTGCCTCCGTTCGGCCTCTACCTGGGGAACCCGGCCTTTTTCAACCGGACGCAGGTGATGGGGAGTCCGCCCTTCGACATGCTGGTGCACCACACTCGCTTCTACGAGGAAGAGGTGCGGGCCGTGCTTAAGCCGGACGCCGTATTCGTGACCATCGTGCGCGAACCGGCGGCGCTGTTTGAGTCGCTCTTCTCGTACTACGACCTCGAA GCAAATATTAAGGTCAAGCTGGAGCAACTTCCGAGCGCTGTGAATAACGCATCGCTGAATAAGCCAATTCAAGACCTCTTGCCAGGCCAACGCGGCCACAGGCATGGCATCAATCAGATGAGCTTCGACTTGGGCTTCGACATCGAACAGGCGGACAACGCGACGGCCGCGCAAGCCTTCATCGAGCACGTGGACACCGTGTTCGACCTCGTGATGGTCGCCGAGCGCATCAACGAGTCCCTGATCCTGCTGCGGCACCTGCTGTGCTGGGACATGGATGACGTCGTCGTATTCAGGCTCAACGCGCGCCAG AACGGCTTCCGTCGTCCAATGAGCTCAAAGCTAGCTGACGAGCTGCGGGCTCTCAACGCTGTGGACACGCTGCTGTACGAGCACTTTTTGCGACGCTTCGAGCAACGCGTCCAAGCATTCGGCTGGGAGCGCATGGAGAAGGAGCTGACTCTGCTCGAACAAAGGACGCAGTTCTGGTACCAGCGCTGCGTCGCCCAGGAAGTTGCAGCCGACACGAGGGACAAGGACAATTACACTGCGAAG GTACTGACACTGCAGCGGCGCAACGGAAGTGGGGAGGTGTGCTTCTGGATGACGGCGCCCGAGCGTCTCTTCACGAAGCAGCTCCGCATCAATCAACTGTATAAGGATGCTGGACTACGTGAGGCTATTGCGAAAACCCGACTAAAGTTAATGAGGAGAATGGGGAGACGCCGGAAAAAGAGACTTCGTGACGACGTGAATGGCACGCGGCTGCACCG
- the LOC144124932 gene encoding galactosylceramide sulfotransferase-like isoform X3: MPSRHPVFAVLLLVPLCLLFSATMIFKPVFNFTGRCRFPWARPIPSTSSPEPQCTPRSSLCFLKTHKCASSAMQNILMRYGERHGLAFALPPFGLYLGNPAFFNRTQVMGSPPFDMLVHHTRFYEEEVRAVLKPDAVFVTIVREPAALFESLFSYYDLEANIKVKLEQLPSAVNNASLNKPIQDLLPGQRGHRHGINQMSFDLGFDIEQADNATAAQAFIEHVDTVFDLVMVAERINESLILLRHLLCWDMDDVVVFRLNARQNGFRRPMSSKLADELRALNAVDTLLYEHFLRRFEQRVQAFGWERMEKELTLLEQRTQFWYQRCVAQEVAADTRDKDNYTAKVLTLQRRNGSGEVCFWMTAPERLFTKQLRINQLYKDAGLREAIAKTRLKLMRRMGRRRKKRLRDDVNGTRLHRVMALSGNVEPWKCLKMSK; this comes from the exons ATGCCGAGCCGCCACCCAGTGTTTGCTGTACTACTACTGGTCCCTTTGTGTCTGCTGTTCAGCGCGACTATGATCTTCAAGCCTGTCTTCAATTTTACTGGAAGGTGCCGTTTTCCCTG GGCACGGCCGATTCCTAGCACCTCAAGCCCCGAGCCCCAGTGCACTCCCCGGAGCAGCTTATGCTTTCTGAAGACGCACAAGTGTGCCAGTTCGGCCATGCAGAACATACTAATGCGCTACGGGGAACGGCACGGTCTCGCCTTCGCGCTGCCTCCGTTCGGCCTCTACCTGGGGAACCCGGCCTTTTTCAACCGGACGCAGGTGATGGGGAGTCCGCCCTTCGACATGCTGGTGCACCACACTCGCTTCTACGAGGAAGAGGTGCGGGCCGTGCTTAAGCCGGACGCCGTATTCGTGACCATCGTGCGCGAACCGGCGGCGCTGTTTGAGTCGCTCTTCTCGTACTACGACCTCGAA GCAAATATTAAGGTCAAGCTGGAGCAACTTCCGAGCGCTGTGAATAACGCATCGCTGAATAAGCCAATTCAAGACCTCTTGCCAGGCCAACGCGGCCACAGGCATGGCATCAATCAGATGAGCTTCGACTTGGGCTTCGACATCGAACAGGCGGACAACGCGACGGCCGCGCAAGCCTTCATCGAGCACGTGGACACCGTGTTCGACCTCGTGATGGTCGCCGAGCGCATCAACGAGTCCCTGATCCTGCTGCGGCACCTGCTGTGCTGGGACATGGATGACGTCGTCGTATTCAGGCTCAACGCGCGCCAG AACGGCTTCCGTCGTCCAATGAGCTCAAAGCTAGCTGACGAGCTGCGGGCTCTCAACGCTGTGGACACGCTGCTGTACGAGCACTTTTTGCGACGCTTCGAGCAACGCGTCCAAGCATTCGGCTGGGAGCGCATGGAGAAGGAGCTGACTCTGCTCGAACAAAGGACGCAGTTCTGGTACCAGCGCTGCGTCGCCCAGGAAGTTGCAGCCGACACGAGGGACAAGGACAATTACACTGCGAAG GTACTGACACTGCAGCGGCGCAACGGAAGTGGGGAGGTGTGCTTCTGGATGACGGCGCCCGAGCGTCTCTTCACGAAGCAGCTCCGCATCAATCAACTGTATAAGGATGCTGGACTACGTGAGGCTATTGCGAAAACCCGACTAAAGTTAATGAGGAGAATGGGGAGACGCCGGAAAAAGAGACTTCGTGACGACGTGAATGGCACGCGGCTGCACCG